A genomic stretch from Candidatus Hydrogenisulfobacillus filiaventi includes:
- a CDS encoding protein of unknown function (Evidence 5 : Unknown function), whose translation MTPPAFRFLGLDAGGRVVLLDHTGRPIWWGPAAGPWPEPDGPLWAAADLSRLTTPGLGHLPWGPAGGGLLLAPGARGWSAYRLARWAWRLHRRGSAPTGTGAALPQDPGCHTCGHLGLIWQAEAGRVRVQAAGPLWAEAGHGLVYALLDETMAWAVALRCARYPITTGLAVRWTALPWGRAQDRPLVVESPLPEGPCRRLMQAQALARWNGGPPLAAGRGRFLLRDRRATLAVDAGFRYGPGTLDPLAPIRHPMTE comes from the coding sequence ATGACCCCGCCCGCCTTCCGCTTCCTGGGGCTGGACGCCGGCGGCCGGGTAGTCCTGCTCGATCACACCGGGCGGCCGATCTGGTGGGGACCGGCGGCGGGGCCCTGGCCGGAACCGGACGGGCCCCTATGGGCGGCGGCCGACCTCAGCCGGCTCACGACGCCCGGCCTGGGCCACCTGCCATGGGGACCCGCCGGAGGCGGGCTGCTGCTGGCCCCCGGCGCCCGCGGCTGGTCCGCCTACCGCCTGGCCCGCTGGGCCTGGCGCCTGCACCGGCGGGGGAGCGCACCAACCGGGACGGGTGCCGCCCTCCCCCAGGATCCTGGGTGCCATACCTGCGGCCACTTGGGCCTGATCTGGCAGGCGGAAGCCGGACGCGTGCGCGTGCAGGCCGCGGGGCCACTGTGGGCGGAGGCCGGCCACGGGCTGGTCTATGCCCTGTTGGATGAGACCATGGCCTGGGCGGTAGCCCTGCGGTGTGCCCGCTACCCCATCACCACCGGCCTGGCGGTGCGCTGGACCGCCCTCCCCTGGGGCCGGGCGCAGGACCGCCCGCTGGTGGTGGAAAGCCCCCTGCCGGAGGGCCCCTGCCGCCGCCTGATGCAGGCCCAGGCCCTGGCCCGATGGAACGGGGGCCCTCCCCTGGCCGCGGGCCGCGGCCGTTTTCTGCTCCGGGACCGCCGGGCCACCCTGGCGGTGGATGCCGGCTTCCGCTATGGGCCGGGCACCCTGGATCCCCTGGCCCCCATCCGTCACCCCATGACCGAATAA
- a CDS encoding Malonyl CoA-acyl carrier protein transacylase: MTLACLFPGQGTQSPGMGRTLAAAYPAAARIYAEADARLDFPLSQVCWSGPDSRLGDITIQQLAIFTTSVAAFQAARSEGFHPRWVAGISLGGFAAAVAAGALSFADGLRAVAARGRCMAAHAAAGGMYAIWGLPRPLLNAVLEDLARRGVAAYRAVRYGTAEHLVACPPEGGEPLSQAVAGHGGRIRRLPIPIPSHSPLMAASVPCLRRALEELEWTDAVRPWIDDVNGRVLTSGAAIREALTVQPVREVRWPLLFRALVRTGARTFLECGPGTSISRLLRRRRPQLAVTAFDECLHWVAPPAVLGAAGTAPPGRVSP; encoded by the coding sequence ATGACCCTCGCCTGCCTGTTTCCCGGCCAAGGCACCCAGAGCCCGGGCATGGGCCGCACCCTGGCAGCGGCCTACCCCGCCGCCGCCCGGATCTACGCCGAAGCCGACGCCCGGCTGGACTTCCCCCTCAGCCAGGTGTGCTGGAGCGGGCCCGACAGCCGCCTGGGGGATATCACCATCCAGCAGCTGGCCATCTTCACCACCAGCGTGGCCGCCTTCCAGGCCGCCCGCAGCGAGGGCTTCCATCCCCGCTGGGTGGCCGGAATCTCCCTGGGCGGGTTTGCAGCAGCCGTGGCGGCCGGGGCCTTAAGTTTCGCCGACGGCTTGCGAGCGGTGGCGGCGCGCGGGCGCTGTATGGCCGCCCATGCCGCCGCCGGAGGCATGTACGCCATCTGGGGCCTCCCCCGGCCGCTGCTCAACGCCGTGCTGGAAGACCTGGCCCGGCGGGGCGTGGCGGCCTACCGGGCGGTCCGCTACGGCACCGCCGAGCACCTGGTCGCCTGTCCGCCGGAAGGCGGTGAGCCCTTAAGCCAGGCGGTGGCCGGCCACGGCGGCCGGATCCGCCGCCTGCCCATCCCCATCCCCTCCCACAGCCCGCTGATGGCCGCCTCGGTACCCTGCCTGCGCCGGGCGCTGGAGGAGCTGGAATGGACCGACGCCGTCCGGCCCTGGATCGACGACGTAAACGGTCGCGTCCTCACCAGTGGGGCCGCCATCCGGGAAGCCCTCACCGTCCAGCCGGTGCGGGAGGTGCGGTGGCCGCTCCTGTTCCGGGCCCTCGTCCGCACCGGGGCCCGGACCTTCCTCGAGTGCGGCCCCGGTACCAGCATCAGCCGCCTGCTCCGCCGCCGGCGTCCGCAGCTGGCGGTGACGGCGTTCGACGAGTGTCTGCACTGGGTGGCCCCGCCGGCGGTGTTGGGCGCCGCCGGTACGGCGCCGCCGGGCCGGGTATCGCCATGA